From Gimesia panareensis, the proteins below share one genomic window:
- a CDS encoding PilN domain-containing protein has product MIPEIDFLPASYREVRRRHRNRIWRRTIVVIFLTLVTLSTVRQREIQHELQTKKETLEKRIQQMHEQLEDPVQLTKQIELSDVRANLLAGLILDESPAQLLSIISYALPEYVSLNEFQFQFEKVASQEKKSHHKQKKAPEEVVPEKVDLADLKRHRTGEQLVLLLQGIAPDHLSISGYMSNLDRIGVFKEIDLIQSNETMFEEEPMRLFRLRIVVKAPGTFTPPLDHRLTAGLDQGLTGGLNHE; this is encoded by the coding sequence ATGATACCCGAAATTGATTTTTTACCAGCCAGTTATCGTGAAGTCCGACGACGACACCGGAATCGGATCTGGCGTCGCACGATTGTTGTGATCTTCCTCACGCTGGTGACATTGAGCACCGTGCGTCAGCGGGAAATACAACACGAACTGCAGACGAAAAAAGAGACACTGGAAAAACGGATTCAACAAATGCACGAACAACTGGAGGATCCGGTGCAGCTCACGAAACAGATTGAGCTCTCGGATGTGCGCGCCAACCTGCTGGCCGGGCTGATCCTGGATGAATCGCCGGCCCAACTGCTGAGCATTATCAGCTATGCACTGCCGGAATATGTTTCCTTGAATGAGTTCCAGTTCCAGTTTGAGAAAGTCGCCAGCCAGGAAAAAAAATCTCATCACAAGCAGAAAAAGGCACCGGAAGAGGTGGTTCCGGAAAAGGTCGACCTGGCAGATCTGAAGCGGCACCGGACGGGAGAACAGCTGGTCCTGCTCTTACAGGGAATCGCCCCCGATCATCTTTCGATTTCGGGATACATGTCGAACCTGGACCGAATCGGCGTGTTTAAAGAAATCGATCTGATTCAGTCCAACGAGACCATGTTTGAAGAGGAGCCGATGCGCCTCTTTCGACTTCGCATTGTCGTCAAAGCACCTGGAACCTTTACGCCGCCTCTCGATCACCGGCTGACTGCCGGACTGGATCAGGGTTTGACAGGAGGCCTGAATCATGAATGA
- the pilO gene encoding type IV pilus inner membrane component PilO — MNEKLRRDSLITIISLAVVVALFTFVIYLPGLKNKQQLNKQIAAIQEKISAIPSQVKQLEQLHQQLDQREAFINRLKQHIPADKDTHQVLQRVALLANTSALTVSSLNPGEPVPHATYLRQPFMLNVTGSYKGLIQFLNGLDTDKRLFTVSNIMLTKQDGENKGYIKGTVELSVYVLRDSQSDFSDFKENRVSQSFLSTDKR; from the coding sequence ATGAATGAAAAATTACGACGTGACAGCCTGATTACCATTATCAGCCTGGCGGTGGTGGTGGCTCTGTTTACCTTTGTGATCTATCTGCCTGGTTTGAAGAACAAACAGCAGCTCAATAAGCAGATCGCTGCCATCCAGGAGAAAATCAGTGCCATTCCATCTCAAGTCAAACAGCTGGAACAACTGCATCAGCAGCTGGATCAGCGAGAGGCGTTCATCAACCGATTGAAACAGCATATCCCGGCAGACAAAGATACGCATCAGGTCTTGCAGCGGGTGGCACTGCTGGCGAATACGTCAGCGCTCACCGTTTCGTCTTTAAACCCCGGGGAACCGGTGCCGCATGCGACCTATCTCAGGCAACCCTTCATGCTGAATGTGACGGGCTCCTACAAGGGGCTGATCCAGTTTTTGAACGGGCTGGATACAGATAAGCGGCTGTTCACCGTGTCTAATATCATGCTCACCAAACAAGATGGGGAAAATAAAGGGTATATAAAAGGGACTGTCGAGCTGTCAGTTTACGTATTACGCGACAGTCAGAGCGATTTTTCCGATTTTAAGGAAAATAGGGTGAGTCAGTCCTTTCTTTCAACCGATAAAAGATAA